A stretch of Arachis hypogaea cultivar Tifrunner chromosome 15, arahy.Tifrunner.gnm2.J5K5, whole genome shotgun sequence DNA encodes these proteins:
- the LOC112751047 gene encoding uncharacterized protein isoform X6, translating to MAIMMPFQCPEVELLGFTTIFGNVATTDAIQNALSLCEIAGRQNLPVAEGSPEPLKPAAEYLNRKSLERNTIAEKLDSLIELTFLHLESCCLRLSEVFDVLVRSFQRTILNNYKSKFTQVLSLSLFSENDEDSSPKFRERSGVLHLFRSSSQSSIPSPSFRSSLVFILTVPNHLSFDDLIPWCGPHLHLHRLLFIRFFPNTQTPSGS from the exons ATGGCGATTATGATGCCATTTCAATGCCCTGAGGTGGAGTTGCTGGGTTTTACCACCATTTTTGGTAATGTTGCTACCACAGATGCCATCCAGAATGCTTTGTCTTTG TGTGAGATCGCAGGCCGTCAAAATCTTCCTGTTGCAGAGGGTTCCCCTGAGCCATTGAAG cCTGCTGCAGAATATTTAAATAGGAAAAGTTTGGAGAGAAACACAATTGCTGAGAAATTAGATAGCTTGATTGAGCTGACTTTTTTGCATCTTGAGTCCTGTTGTCTGAGGTTGTCTGAG gtATTTGATGTTCTAGTGAGATCATTTCAAAGGACTATTTTGAATAACTACAAGTCAAAATTCACCCaagtactctctctctctctcttctccgaGAACGATGAAGATTCGAGCCCTAAATTCAGGGAGCGAAGCGGGGTTCTCCATTTGTTCCGGAGCTCGTCTCAATCCTCGATCCCAAGCCCTAGCTTTCGCTCTTCTCTTGTCTTCATTCTCACCGTTCCCAATCACCTCTCCTTTGATGACCTCATTCCCTGGTGCGGGCCTCACCTCCATCTCCACCGCCTCCTCTTCATCAG
- the LOC140179380 gene encoding uncharacterized protein, producing the protein MRNQMKKERILKKEINQQDKSKEARITAKDMHYYARTANSVKGQSSGVRKNQMLRSQNGKSIEVLKKNSAGKRYMEKKESTQQEGDLKETQNHKNNDENGDQNGKHHEYWEQFSRLLKVLKQNQLSKGLVSMAGALARRQEINYMDISRNVTDEEIKDAVFSLGSWKAPGSDGLPAKFYQHSWNTVANSIIDWVKKIFREPDNIAEANRTLIAIIPKILSPENFGHFRPISLCDVCYKFVTKILASRLKKYMPTLFSNTQASFVPGRISADNILVAQEVVHTMRYRSHDDIVLFAKADKGQVKVIKEALRLFCDSSGQRISFNKSCVYFSKNVNHNVINQLSQDLGISSTANLGKYLGVPLIHERCSQHHFQHIIDKMQLKLSNWKKKYLSLAGRCTLVQSVLSTIPSYCMQTMKIPTVVSNKIDKVCRDFLWGNSEGERKIHLMNWDKICQTKEKGSLGIRKAQETNQLFLMKLAWGLTHKRQSLWVQIMRAKYGRGEDIIPKVRMKANNSNAWNGIVKVWENFSRNIIWRIGNGHRVLFWKDLWVPGIGKLEDLAISHLDEERLNENVATYVTEQGTWDWDTIRQYLPEKIIDHLHILKAPNAYTGEVMSG; encoded by the exons ATGAGGAATcaaatgaaaaaggaaagaatcctgaaaaaggaaataaATCAACAAGATAAGTCAAAGGAAGCAAGGATTACGGCTAAAGATATGCATTATTATGCTAGAACAGCTAACAGTGTGAAAGGCCAATCATCTGGAGTAAGAAAGAATCAAATGCTCAGATCCCAAAATGGAAAATCTATTGAAGTACTCAAGAAGAATAGTGCTGGCAAACGATATATGGAGAAGAAAGAATCAACTCAACAAGAGGGAGACTTAAAGGAAactcaaaatcataaaaacaatgaCGAAAATGGAGATCAAAATGGAAAACATCATGAATATTGGGAACAGTTCAGCAGATTGTTGAAG GTCCTAAAGCAGAATCAACTATCAAAAGGTTTGGTTTCAATGGCTGGTGCATTAGCAAGGCGACAG GAAATAAATTACATGGATATTTCCAGAAATGTTACAGATGAGGAAATTAAGGATGCGGTTTTCAGTTTAGGAAGTTGGAAAGCACCGGGCAGCGACGGACTACCAGCAAAATTCTACCAACATTCATGGAATACTGTTGCAAACTCCATAATCGACTGGGTTAAGAAGATTTTTCGGGAACCGGATAACATTGCTGAGGCTAATAGGACTCTGATTGCTATtattccaaaaattctctcccCTGAGAACTTTGGACATTTCAGGCCTATTAGCCTCTGCGATGTGTGCTATAAATTTGTGACAAAAATTTTAGCGTCTCGATTGAAAAAATATATGCCTACTCTTTTCTCCAATACACAAGCTAGCTTTGTGCCTGGCAGGATTAGCGCAGACAATATCCTAGTAGCTCAAGAGGTGGTTCATACAATGAGATACAGGAGTCATG ATGATATTGTTTTGTTTGCTAAAGCTGACAAGGGACAGGTGAAAGTAATAAAAGAAGCACTCCGTCTGTTTTGTGACAGCTCTGGTCAAAGGATCAGTTTCAACAAATCATGCGTCTATTTCTCAAAGAATGTAAACCACAACGTCATAAACCAACTTAGTCAAGACCTAGGTATTTCCTCAACAGCTAACTTAGGGAAGTACTTGGGGGTTCCTCTTATCCATGAAAGGTGTAGCCAACATCACTTCCAGCACATTATTGATAAGATGCAATTGAAGCTCTCAAACTGGAAGAAAAAGTATCTCTCCTTGGCAGGAAGATGCACTCTTGTTCAATCCGTCCTATCAACTATTCCGAGTTATTGTATGCAAACTATGAAAATTCCAACTGTTGTCTCCAACAAGATTGACAAGGTTTGTAGAGACTTCCTCTGGGGTAACAgtgaaggagagagaaaaattcaTCTGATGAACTGGGACAAAATTtgtcaaacaaaagaaaaaggaagtttAGGTATTCGAAAAGCACAGGAGACAAACCAGTTGTTTCTCATGAAGTTAGCTTGGGGGCTCACCCATAAGAGGCAATCGCTTTGGGTGCAAATTATGAGGGCCAAGTATGGTCGCGGAGAAGATATTATCCCGAAGGTTCGTATGAAAGCAAATAATTCAAATGCTTGGAATGGAATTGTTAAAGTTTGGGAGAATTTTAGTAGGAATATCATCTGGAGGATTGGTAATGGTCACAGGGTCTTGTTTTGGAAGGATCTATGGGTGCCAGGAATAGGTAAGCTGGAAGACTTAGCTATATCTCACCTGGATGAGGAAAGACTGAATGAGAATGTTGCTACCTATGTCACGGAGCAAGGAACCTGGGATTGGGACACTATTCGACAATATCTTCCTGAAAAAATTATTGATCATTTGCATATTCTTAAAGCGCCGAATGCCTACACTGgggaagtgatgagcggataa